A DNA window from Bdellovibrio sp. BCCA contains the following coding sequences:
- the greB gene encoding transcription elongation factor GreB: protein MDNNKNYITPEGLAKLKAEYHELMHVERPKLVEVVAWAASNGDRSENADYQYGKRRLREIDRRVHFLTKRIEDAEIVDPKTMQGSTVLFSATVTLANEDGIEVTYQIVGEDEFDPKLGKISWKSPVAKALLGKKLGDEVRIVKPAGEEFVTIENVEYK from the coding sequence ATGGACAATAACAAGAACTACATTACGCCCGAAGGTCTAGCAAAATTGAAAGCCGAGTACCATGAACTGATGCACGTGGAAAGACCGAAGCTTGTTGAGGTGGTTGCGTGGGCTGCGAGTAATGGCGATCGTTCTGAAAACGCAGATTATCAATACGGCAAACGTCGTTTGCGTGAAATTGATCGTCGCGTGCATTTTCTCACAAAAAGAATTGAAGACGCTGAAATAGTGGACCCTAAAACCATGCAAGGGAGCACTGTTCTTTTTAGTGCGACCGTGACTTTGGCGAATGAAGATGGCATTGAGGTGACTTATCAAATTGTAGGTGAGGATGAGTTCGATCCTAAACTCGGAAAGATTTCCTGGAAGTCTCCGGTGGCCAAAGCGCTTTTAGGAAAAAAGCTCGGAGATGAGGTTCGAATAGTCAAACCCGCCGGTGAAGAGTTCGTAACTATCGAGAATGTCGAGTATAAGTAA
- a CDS encoding DUF3465 domain-containing protein, whose protein sequence is MKFVANYALAFLAFTVVFSSFNSAEAKRRNRKDQIENSDQSSKEDSSSQGSQAVDNGANDSDIVRAVNDQRRVNFVEGGGMVVTKVLPDDNNGLKHQKWVVRLSNGKTMQAVYNSDMCPRVPIKVGDVVAMGGMFLWTNTGALLHWLHHDPRGNRPDGYVYVNGKYYCKD, encoded by the coding sequence ATGAAATTTGTTGCGAATTACGCACTAGCATTTTTAGCATTCACTGTTGTTTTTTCTTCTTTCAATTCTGCCGAGGCAAAACGCCGCAATCGCAAAGACCAAATCGAAAATTCAGATCAAAGTTCCAAGGAAGATTCTTCTTCTCAAGGGTCTCAAGCGGTCGATAACGGTGCAAATGATTCTGATATTGTTCGGGCTGTTAACGATCAACGCCGTGTAAACTTTGTTGAGGGCGGTGGCATGGTTGTGACGAAAGTTTTGCCTGACGACAACAATGGTTTAAAGCATCAAAAATGGGTTGTTCGTCTTTCTAATGGAAAGACCATGCAGGCTGTGTATAATTCAGACATGTGCCCTCGCGTACCGATCAAAGTAGGTGACGTGGTTGCGATGGGTGGAATGTTCCTTTGGACGAACACGGGAGCGCTTCTTCACTGGTTGCATCACGATCCTCGTGGCAATCGTCCAGACGGATACGTCTACGTCAACGGGAAGTACTATTGCAAAGATTAG
- a CDS encoding YheT family hydrolase — protein sequence MQRLELNPCKAPFWADSGHSQTLWAHFLKSPELTHLGNNFEVDLPDGDRLSCFYLPGSSNLVISLYHGLSGDVHADYMQRTALLCQKMGHTVVLVNHRGAGPGSPAAKHPYHSGRAEDISKVLEKLRTMFPNKKQITVGYSMSGNIVLCLLGGYRGSVKPDGAVTINGPLNLLRGSQLLKTGFNRVYDMRFVLRLRKTIEDKYRQGLISERYNIPPWSTVWDMDQIYTAPASGFRDREDYYHSCSSIHYLSQIDVPTYVLTSHDDPFVSVHDYLKAPFSKTTQVHIEPRGGHLGYLTGKPTVLGSTRWMDYYLFEAFKALENTLS from the coding sequence TTGCAAAGATTAGAACTGAATCCATGTAAAGCACCTTTCTGGGCCGATAGCGGTCACAGTCAGACTTTATGGGCTCACTTCTTAAAATCTCCTGAACTCACACATTTAGGAAATAATTTTGAAGTCGATCTTCCTGACGGGGATCGACTTTCTTGTTTTTATCTTCCGGGTTCTTCAAATCTCGTGATCAGTCTTTATCATGGCCTTTCTGGTGACGTTCACGCCGATTATATGCAAAGAACTGCTTTGCTTTGTCAGAAGATGGGCCACACGGTGGTGCTGGTAAATCACCGCGGGGCAGGACCGGGTTCACCGGCAGCGAAACACCCTTATCATTCAGGGCGTGCTGAGGATATTTCAAAAGTTTTAGAAAAGTTAAGAACGATGTTTCCGAATAAGAAACAGATCACAGTGGGTTATTCCATGAGCGGAAACATTGTGCTGTGTTTGTTGGGCGGTTATCGCGGCAGCGTAAAACCCGATGGTGCTGTCACTATCAATGGTCCTTTGAATTTGCTGCGAGGATCACAACTTTTAAAAACCGGATTTAACCGCGTGTATGATATGCGTTTTGTTTTGCGTCTTCGTAAAACCATTGAGGATAAATATCGCCAAGGTTTGATTTCCGAGCGCTACAACATTCCGCCTTGGTCTACAGTGTGGGATATGGATCAAATCTACACGGCACCGGCTTCAGGATTTAGAGACCGTGAAGATTACTACCACAGTTGTTCTTCCATCCACTATCTTTCTCAGATTGACGTGCCAACTTATGTGCTAACGTCGCATGACGATCCGTTTGTTTCAGTTCACGATTATTTAAAAGCGCCGTTTTCAAAAACCACGCAAGTGCACATCGAACCGCGCGGAGGGCACCTTGGTTATTTGACAGGAAAACCAACGGTTCTAGGCTCGACACGTTGGATGGATTATTATCTGTTTGAAGCTTTTAAAGCTTTAGAAAATACTTTGTCTTAA